ATCGCGCTCGTCTCCCTCGGGTGCACCGCGCTGCAGCTTGTCATGAGCGCCGGCGTTGACATCTGCAAGGTCGTCTTTGCCGTCGAGGAGTTCGAGGCCGTACCCGGCCTCCCCGAGTCCGTCTTCTTCACCGAGGGCTTCTCCGCGGTGAACGACCTGCTCTTCTCGGGAATCCTGTTCTGCATGCTTCCCACGATGTTCCTCGTTCCGCGTCTGTACGGCAAGATCGAGCCGCTGCTCGGCATGAGGCCCCGCACTGCCGAGAACGCCCCCGGCGCTCCTTCTGCCAAGCTCGTGGCGATCGCCGTCGCGTGCTTCGCCATCGCTGCCGCCGTGGCATGCTTCGCGGAGGCCGGCTTCTCCCTCATCGAGTGGGAGGCTGAGTGGGCCAAGTCCGAGGGTGCAATCTTTGCCGGCATCGCGGTGGCCGCGGTGGTCGCCGTCGTCGCGGGCTTCTGGGCGTACCGCAGCGCCCAGCTCAAGGCCGCGTAGGGAGAAGAACGTGTCAGCAGTCACGCTTAGAGACGTCACCTTCACCTATCCTGGCGCGGCCGCGCCCACCCTCCGCCACGTGAACCTCGACGTGGCGGAGGGGGACTTTCTCGCCATCATGGGAGCAAACGGGTGCGGCAAGTCGACGCTGTGCAAGACGATGAACGGGCTCATTCCGCAGTTCATCGTCGGGGACCTCGAGGGTGAGGTCACCGTGGCGGGCGTCGATGCGGCGACCTCCCAGATCGGCGAGCTCGCCCAGCGCATCGGCTACGTCTATCAGGACTTCGAGAATCAGCTCGTGCGCCCCACCGTCATCGACGAGGCGTCCTTCTCGTGCCTCAACTTCGCTTGCGAGGACTATGTCGAGCGAGGGATGCGCGCGCTCGAGCTTTGCGGCCTCGCGGACCGCGCGGACTCCTACATCTGGCAGCTCTCGGGAGGTCAGAAGCACCTGCTCGCGCTCGCGGGCGCCATCGCGCTCGAGCCAGACGTGATCGTGCTCGACGAGCCCGTCGCCCAGCTCGACCCCTACCACGCCGAGCGAACCTACGAGGTGCTGCGCGAGCTCAACGAGAAGTATGGCAAGACGATCATCGTCATCGAGCACCACACCGACTTCATTGCCGAGTACTGCAAGACCGCCTGTCTCATGGCTGACGGCGCCATCGCCTGGAAGCTCCCGGCGCGCGAGGCGCTGCGCCGCATCGACGACCTTTCCGCGAGCGACGTTCACCCGCCGCAGATCGCGCTTGCCGCCTGCGAGCTCGTCCGCGTGGGCGCGCTTCCCGAGGGCGCTCCACTGCCCACCACCGTTGACGAGGGCGCCACGGCGTTTTGGGGCGTCCCCTTCGTCGCGCGGGAGCGTGGGCACGCCCCGGCGTCCGCCGCGCAGCCCGTCGTCTCGTTTAGGGGCGTCGACGTGAGCTACCGCAGCGTCAAGGGGGCTCCCCGCCAGGTGTTTCGTGACCTCGACCTGGATATCCGCCAGGGCGAGAAGGTCGCGCTCGTGGGTGCCAACGGGGCGGGCAAGTCCACGCTCATGAAGCTCATGTGCGGCCTCATCAAGCCGCAGGCGGGCGAGGTCCTCGTTGGCGGCACCAGTACGCGCGGCATCAGCCCGGATGAGCTGTCCGAGAAGGTCAGCATCGTCTACCAGAACCCCGAGCAGATGTTCATCAAGGACTCCGTTCGTGCGGATGTCGAGTTTGCCATGAGGGCGCGCGGAATCGAGGACGCGGCAGAGCGCGCGAGCTCCCTGCTCGAGCGATTCCGTCTCACCGAGCTCGCCGAGCGCGACGGACGTCTGCTCTCGGGAGGCCAGATGCGCCGCGCATCTCTCGCCGTGGGCATTGCGCTCGACCCGCCGATCCTTCTGCTCGACGAGCCCACCGCCAACCTCGACATCGGTACGCGGCAGGAGATCATCCAGCTCGTCTCGGACCTTCGGGGCGTCACGGACACGGTCGTCATCGCGACGCATGACATGCAGCTCGTCTGCCAGTTCGCCGAGCGCGTCATCGTGCTCACTGACGGAGAGGTCATCGGCGACGCCGCCCCCGACGAGGTCTTCATGGACGAGGGGGTGGTCGCGCGCTCGGGCATCCGCCCGCCGGAGATCTTTCAGATGGGGCGCGCGCTCGACTGTCGCGCCGCCTGCTACACGCTCGAGGAGTTTCTCGCCTGCTTCCCGGCATGGGAGGCCGCTCGGGGCGAGAAGAACGTGGTTGAGGAGATGTGCGCATGATCGAGAAGATATCCGAGAGCGTCCTAGACAAGGTCTCCATCGACTTTCTGCGTGACCAGGTGCTCAAGAACGCCTACGGAAACGACGACACACCCATCGCGAGGCTCGACCCGCGGGTGCTCCTGCTGTGGTACCTCTTCTTCGGCGTCGTGCCGTGGTTCCTGAACGACGTCGTCGTGCTGCTCGGCATCTTCGTCCTGACGGTGGTCACCACGCGCGTCGCCCGCGTGGC
Above is a genomic segment from Olsenella timonensis containing:
- a CDS encoding cell division protein FtsQ, with the protein product MSAAKVSYTQSQKLMTFVLSMSLYGLATLISELIPSVQVGVVEFSVEFFLFIPLTIAMLFDPLSAALGAATGELVFSEIMLGQFGGIGELEKFLTVTIAVYIAGTLVKDPRDMKSIALVSLGCTALQLVMSAGVDICKVVFAVEEFEAVPGLPESVFFTEGFSAVNDLLFSGILFCMLPTMFLVPRLYGKIEPLLGMRPRTAENAPGAPSAKLVAIAVACFAIAAAVACFAEAGFSLIEWEAEWAKSEGAIFAGIAVAAVVAVVAGFWAYRSAQLKAA
- a CDS encoding ABC transporter ATP-binding protein; the encoded protein is MSAVTLRDVTFTYPGAAAPTLRHVNLDVAEGDFLAIMGANGCGKSTLCKTMNGLIPQFIVGDLEGEVTVAGVDAATSQIGELAQRIGYVYQDFENQLVRPTVIDEASFSCLNFACEDYVERGMRALELCGLADRADSYIWQLSGGQKHLLALAGAIALEPDVIVLDEPVAQLDPYHAERTYEVLRELNEKYGKTIIVIEHHTDFIAEYCKTACLMADGAIAWKLPAREALRRIDDLSASDVHPPQIALAACELVRVGALPEGAPLPTTVDEGATAFWGVPFVARERGHAPASAAQPVVSFRGVDVSYRSVKGAPRQVFRDLDLDIRQGEKVALVGANGAGKSTLMKLMCGLIKPQAGEVLVGGTSTRGISPDELSEKVSIVYQNPEQMFIKDSVRADVEFAMRARGIEDAAERASSLLERFRLTELAERDGRLLSGGQMRRASLAVGIALDPPILLLDEPTANLDIGTRQEIIQLVSDLRGVTDTVVIATHDMQLVCQFAERVIVLTDGEVIGDAAPDEVFMDEGVVARSGIRPPEIFQMGRALDCRAACYTLEEFLACFPAWEAARGEKNVVEEMCA